From a region of the Leucoraja erinacea ecotype New England unplaced genomic scaffold, Leri_hhj_1 Leri_223S, whole genome shotgun sequence genome:
- the timm8b gene encoding mitochondrial import inner membrane translocase subunit Tim8 B → MEMETVGPMEQRDLQLLLAAEQQKAQLQLRVHSLTAECWDKCVEKPGSKLDSRTESCLVSCVDRFVDTTLALTNRFAQMVQKGGH, encoded by the coding sequence ATGGAGATGGAGACTGTGGGGCCGATGGAGCAGAGAGATCTGCAGCTGCTGCTGGCGGCCGAGCAACAGAAGGCGCAGCTGCAGCTGAGAGTTCACAGCCTGACAGCCGAGTGCTGGGACAAGTGCGTGGAGAAGCCGGGCTCCAAGCTCGACTCGCGGACCGAGAGCTGCCTGGTCAGTTGCGTGGATCGCTTCGTGGACACCACGCTGGCCCTCACCAACCGCTTCGCGCAGATGGTGCAGAAGGGCGGCCACTGA